The genome window GTGTTAGTGGCATTGAATCCGGCACATGTACAAAGCGtgctctttgtctttgaatCACAGACTCCAGGGGTATTTTATCAAACGTACCGACGAGGGGCAGCCATAAGAACTGCAGTCGCACAAGAGCAAGAATAGCCATGAGAACCCACAACATAGGTTGGATATACAGAGCGAGCCAGAAAAAGCGGCTATCAGTCGGGTTGACAGTCTTGGTACCTGGCTCGCTGCTCTCAAATACCCACTGCGACTCTCCCGTTTGGGGATCGACCTCGTTCCACCAGCGCAGACCTACGAGGCGACGACCGGCAATGTTCTTGATGTAGTAGAAGTCGgcggcgaggagaagaatcgtaatgatgaagatcatgatcCTACCAAGAAAATTAGTGCTCTGCGCGGCTGAAGAGGTCCGGGGGAGGATACGCACATGCTTTTTATGATCCACAGACCGAGAAAGTAGATCAGGACACTTGCTGCAGGACATTAGCAATTGCGCTCCAAGAGAATACCGTGAGAGGCGCACATATCCGGAATCCCAGAAACGTGAGCAGCGTAATGGGATGCGCGCTGAGGCGCCAGCTAAGACTGCCCGGCGCGGGCTGTGGTTGCGTGGCATCCATGATGGCCAATAAGTCGACGTATTGGAAAGTAGGTAGGTCGTAGTATTTATACTTTTCGTTCAGTGACTGTCCGTAATCGACTCGTTGAGAAAGAGTGTCGCAGTTGGTGAAAGGGTCGTAGGTGACAAGGTAACAAAACGTTGAGCTTTGAAGCTACCTGTCACTCTCAGAATCACGGTGTAAGCTGGCCTTCTATCAAGCCGCGCAAGGGATGGAGCATGATCCGCGACAGCAAAAACCCCTGTCACCGGTTTAGGCAGGCGGTGGATAATGGCAGATCTTGTTTTATACGGCGGAACGtcatgagcttgagctgCCGTGGGTGGGTCCCGACTCTGGGCGTATAAGTCGCGATAGCCTAAGGTACCTCGGTCTTTCAGGATATATCATCTACAAGCGCAGCTTATATGCGCAATTCACAAATATCTGTGCTCGTATCTGATAATCAGTAAAATCCCACGAAATGGCTGCCCGGTCTCCATCCATTATCCGCCGCTCTTTGCTCTATGGTAAAGCAGGACTCCTCACTCTTGATCGAATGCCGAGACTGACCCCCCCTCAGTGCCAGGCTCATCGCAAAAGATGCTCACCAAGTCTCTCGGTCTCAAATCAGACAACGTAACTTATGACTTGGAAGACTCCGTTACACCCTCTCTCAAAGATACAGCCCGCAATCAACTGCGTGAGCACATCTCCAACCTCAAAGCTCGGCCTTCTGGCATTTCTGAGCTGGCTGTTCGCATCAACGCTGTTTCTACCCCCTTTTCTCTCTCAGACCTGACCACACTCGCGCCATTGCCTCATGTTGACGCTGTCGTGGTTCCCAAAGTCAATTCTGCGGCTGACCTGACCTTCGTTACTGATGTTCTCCGACATGTCGCTCCAGAACGGCACACAGTTGAGGCAGATAACCCAATAAAGATAATAGCTCTTATCGAGTCAGCTCGTTCCATTATGGACTTGGCTCAGATATCAAGGGCATCTCCCTACCTGAGTGGCTTCATCTTCGCAGCCGAGGATTTCGCCCTTGATCTCTCGCTGACAAGAACCCCGTCTCTGACTGAGTTTCTCTACGCAAGATCTGCTATAGTCACCGCAGCCCGAGCAGCCGGATTGCCAAGTGCAATCGATCTGGTTTGCACCTCTTATAAGGGAGAGCAGGGGCTGAAAACTCTCGAGGAGGAGTGTGCCGGAGGGAAATCCATTGGCTTCAACGGAAAGCAATGCATACATCCAAGCCAGGTCGAAGTCGTCCAGCGTATGTTCGCTCCGGATCAGAACGAAGTTGAATGGGCTATCAGGGTCTCCATCGCTGATGAGAAGGCTTCGGCGTCCGGTCGAGGCGCCTGGACCCTAGATGGTAAAATGATTGATGCTCCCGTTGTTGGCAAAGCTAGTGCTGTCATTGTCAAAGCAGAACAGTGTGGTATTGATGTTCAGTCCTTAAGAAACAAATGGAAGGACCAAGAACCCGAGTAATGAATCCTAACCTAGCTACGTACCGCTATACCAAAGATTAAAGACTGGAGTACATCATCCTAAAAGTGATTAGGCCTCCAGAAACCAACCATTTTCGCATCTGAGACTCCATGCTCATCGTAATATTTTCCTGTCCAGTATCGACTTTGTTCATAACCTGAGTGTTCCCAATCTTCTGCCATAGCTGGGTTCGCCGATACAGACCCTTGATCAGAGCTCGAGAATATGCCGTGTAAGCTCGACTGGATTGCCGCATCATGCTCTATATCGCTGCATTGCGATAAATCCTCGTTGCTGTCCATTTCGAATGACTCGCTTTTGGCACATTCCTCTATATCGTTAATGcagccaacaccaacagacTGCTGCGAGTTGTCCCATTTCATACTTACCTCGCCTTCGATCCGTTTGATGAATTCGTGAATTGTCTCACCGTCTTCGCAGTAGCCTGGCTGTGTAAGTTGCCTGTTATCATGCTGTATCTCTCGGTGGTCCGAGTAGGTCTCTGAGTGCACTGTTGGGAAGACGGCCGAATAGAGTCCTGCACTGCTAATATGCTCATTAAGTGGCCGGCATGCATGTTGAAAGCCTGGAGACCCTGAAATTGGTATCATGTTATCATGGGACTGCAGTCCTCGGCGAACGAACAAACCCTTCGACTGAGATTCGTTGTTTTCTGTGGAGTCTTGGTGGTATAAGTGCTCAACATTGAAATCCTCCGCTATGAGGTTTGGAAACATAAGCCCTGGCCGATCATTTTGCTCGGTATAACGATGGCCTCTTTCTGAGATTCGAGATAGCGGGTGACCCCGACTATTAGTAGTAGAGGTACTCTTCGTACCTTGGGGTTGTTTAACGCATGGTTCCTCAGGAATATTGTGTGTATTATTTTCAATTACCGACGTTGGCAGATTTGGAGGTTGAACTTGTGTAGAGGTGCTGCAGATCGGAACTGGCAATTCCTGTTCATATTGGGAGCGCGATGCTTTAGTTGGCACTGGTGCATCTTTTGCGCCACTATTAAGATCGAATTGTGTATTGTTTGTGACAGCTTGTATGTTTGGTCCGAGAGTTGACTGCCAACTGCGGTCGGCCATTACCCCCTTATCCTGATATGTCGGATTCTTGCTTGATTGTTCTGTACCATTCATGCCGAGGCAATCGTGATATTCAATATTTGGCTCCATAGTCCTATGGGAAGTTGTTTTAAAAATACCTGTGCCATCGAAGATGCCTGTCTCGATAAGTCTCTTCAGCATCGCTTCAGGGGTCTCATAGTCAGATGCTTGAGTGGTTTCTGTCGATGATACAGAGCCACTATGAGCCTCAGGCCCCTCCTTTTGAATATTGTTCTGTTGATTCTCTTGGGAACCATCATCCGCAAGGCTTTGTacttctccctcttcatcATTTGTTGTGGTTCTGGGGAGTTCCGTGGCGCTCCGCGAAATATGGCCGCTATTTGAAACATCATCTTGGCCGCTAGAATTCTCACTTGTACTATGTTGAGGAATCTTGTCTGCTTTTCCCTTTTCACCGCATGTTTCAATAAGCGTCATATCGTTGAATGTAATGTCAGCCCCTATGTTATGATGAGAAAAGACTAAATCGAGCCCGAGAAGTAGCATACCCCGTTCGTATGTTGAGGATCGACCGTTCAGGAAGAGTCCAGCAGTAAGATTAGGCCTCATCTGACAAAATACACGAGTATTAGTTTACTGGATAGGGAAGATCCGCTCGATTTTGCTTCATCGCTTACCGTCACTCTGGTGTTTGGGATGGCACCAGATGCAAAATTGTTCATAATATCTCGACTCGCTCTAATCTCTTGCTTTTTTGAGCGTGACTTTTTTCTTGGCCTCTTTTCTTCGCTCTCGGTCGTGGGATCCCTCTTACCCCCCGCGTCTTTGGAAGTATACCGGTCTGGGCGTGTTTTTCTTCTTGGTTGTCTCTCGAACAACCTTTTGTTGGATCTGTCGTTATGAGAATCCTGCGTAAAACGTGAACGAGATCTCTTTCCATTCTCTTTGTTAGACCCTATGTCAAGAGAAGGCTCATGTTGCAATTCTGAGTATGTGTCGTTTTCGAGTAAATCAGATTTTGGGGAAGTGAGTCGTTGATCCAAGGCTCGGTTTCCAGAGTGACGAAACTGGTGATAATGTCGAGATATCGGTACAACAGAGATATTGTGAGGCTTCCAGTTTGGTGTGTAATCGTCGTCCAGGTCTTGCGTGAAATGCGGCTCTGAATCTTTGTGACTTGCATAATCATGAACCTGGCTCAGCCAAGTCTGAACTGTGTCAAGTCTGTTCGATTCGACATCTAGGGAGTAAAATTTTGGAGTTGCCGAGACCCTGTGCCGGATCTCATGTTGGCCATTCGAATGATGGCGATTGCGACGAGGTGTCATCTAGGCCAAGCTTCGGAGAGCACAACCTGCAAGTCTCTTGTGAGTCGCTGAAATGCATTTGCAGATGATCAAGCGTTGAGGGGAGGACATCATTGACATGGTGTTGGTTTGTAGCCCAAAGATAAACATGATACGAGCTCAGCGCCTTCCGCGCAACGAGTCTGGATATTGAAAAAGGTAGGTACCTTATGGTTGGTGCCTGCCCCAAACTTTTAAGTCATAGGTAAAAGAAAGGGCGTTTCATCTCTCGTTCCTCTTCTTTATCTAAGTACTATCCCTAAGTAAGTATCTACATGACTTTTCTTCTTACGTTCTAAGAAAACGTTGATCTACTCTCGTTACTGGTAGTTCTTCGAGTTCGCTGAAGCCAATCTATTCCCTTGGATGCCACCTCTTTGAGCGTCTTTTATAAGCTCTCTTCCACCAATCTCTGCTATAGGAACATCCATCATGCGGCTTCTGATTCCTAATCAAGGGCTATTATGCGAATTACCTGTCAGATCTAAGTGATGGTCCCTGATCTTGTTTACGAAGGGTACTTCTTGGCATTGGTGCCTCAATCGACTAAGCCGCTGCCAAGGTAGCATCGCATTGATGCTTAATCTAGCGTTTCACTACGCTACTGCATATCTGTCAAGGCAGCCGCTGTCATGGCTGGCTTAGCAGAGTTACCTATTTCCCGTATCTCCTTGTTGAAACATTCAAGCGAGTGGTGGTGCGAGCAGGAGAAACTCCGGCATACCTTTACTGGCTTGTTTCATACTCGTCGTTACGAAGACACGGAATCTCGATACGCTGCACGTTTCACGGTCTGGGATTAGTGTCTGTCTTACACAGATTCAAATCCATGCTGCATACGGAGTACTCTTCGGAGGAATTCAAGAACCCGGAACTACATTTTGTGTAAGTCATCAAGCCAtaaaggaggaagaaaaaaagaagataaatGATTCAAAAGTTGGCAAGGCCGGCTAATACATACACAGACATCAGATCTTCATTTATTCTATAATCAAACCaggaaataaataaactGCGCATGAATTCTTCAATGTCACAACGTCTTGCAAGCCTACCATGCTCGCTTGGCCCCTGAATCAACCCTCCACCTCAGTGAGAAAGAGGGGCAGCACGTGTCGGGAACAGGTGTTTGGTGAGGCGGGGCTTGAGTATAACACCCTGAAAGGAGCAGCACCATCGCCAAGAGCATGGAACGCTACCTTAAAAAAGCGTAGGGCCGTGGCGCATGGTCTTGGTATT of Fusarium oxysporum Fo47 chromosome I, complete sequence contains these proteins:
- a CDS encoding uncharacterized protein (eukaryotic protein of unknown function-domain containing protein), giving the protein MDATQPQPAPGSLSWRLSAHPITLLTFLGFRISSVLIYFLGLWIIKSMIMIFIITILLLAADFYYIKNIAGRRLVGLRWWNEVDPQTGESQWVFESSEPGTKTVNPTDSRFFWLALYIQPMLWVLMAILALVRLQFLWLPLVVIALVLTIMNTLAFSRCDKFSNASSIAGSAFGTGNLAGSLASNMVSNWFSRS
- a CDS encoding Pyruvate/Phosphoenolpyruvate kinase-like domain-containing protein, which codes for MAARSPSIIRRSLLYVPGSSQKMLTKSLGLKSDNVTYDLEDSVTPSLKDTARNQLREHISNLKARPSGISELAVRINAVSTPFSLSDLTTLAPLPHVDAVVVPKVNSAADLTFVTDVLRHVAPERHTVEADNPIKIIALIESARSIMDLAQISRASPYLSGFIFAAEDFALDLSLTRTPSLTEFLYARSAIVTAARAAGLPSAIDLVCTSYKGEQGLKTLEEECAGGKSIGFNGKQCIHPSQVEVVQRMFAPDQNEVEWAIRVSIADEKASASGRGAWTLDGKMIDAPVVGKASAVIVKAEQCGIDVQSLRNKWKDQEPE